The genomic DNA CCCACGGGTCCCACTCGGCGGTCGAATCAGCCATCCCGAGCCGGTGGGCAGTGTTCTCCCCGAGATGCTTGTCCGGCAAGAAGAGCACCTTGTCACCGCGCTCGAAGGCGTACTCGAAGGCCTTGTGGGCGTTCGAGGAAGTACAGACGAGTCCGCCCTGTTCGGCACAGAAGGCCTTCAGGTCGGCGTAGCTGTTCATGTAGGTTATCGGGATGATGTCGGTGTCGTCGTCGACAGCCGCGGTAAGCTCGGCCCACGCAGCGTCGACCTGCAGGGCTTCTGCCATGCCAGCCATCGGGCAGGACGCCTCCATCGACGGCAGGATAACCGTCTGGTCGTCGTCGGTGATGATGTCCGCCGACTCGGCCATGAACGTCACGCCGCCGAAGACGACGTACTCGGCGTCGGCCTCGGCGGCCCGCTTCGAGAGCTGGTAGGAGTCGCCGATGAAGTCGGCGTGGTCGACGATTTCGCGCCGCTGGTAGTTGTGGCCCAACACGACGAGGTCATCGCCGAGTTCGGCTTTCGCTGCTTCGATGCGCTCGGTTCGCTCTTCTTCGCTCAACTCCCGGTACGTTTCGGGAAGTTGTTCGAGGTTATCGTACTTGAAGAGGCTCAGGTCGGTCTCGAGTTCGACCGTTTCCATTTCCGGCATTGTCTTGGTACCTTGGGTTATCCTGACTAACGGTGCCGTACTTTGATAAAATTTTGTCTTCAACACCGGCCGATACAGGAATATCTTGCCGTGGTGCGGCGAATTGCGGGTCGGAGTAGTGGCACGGTGGCGACCCCGCAGAAAACTGGCGGGGCTTACGGCCGATACACAACGTCGCCGTCAACGACCGTCATCGTCACATCGATGTCAGCGATAGCGTCGTCATCGACGGCCCATGGTGACTCCTCCAGCAACACGAGGTCGGCTCGCTTGCCCACCTCGATAGTTCCGAGCCGGTCTTCGTCGTGGCCGGCGTAGGCCGCCCCGGTCGTGTAGGCGCGCAGTGCTTCGGTCACCGTGAGCCGTTGGCTGTCCTCCGGCGCGGTGACGGCCTGCTCGACGCCGTACAACGGGTCAAGCGGCATGCAGTCGCTCCCGAACGCGACCGGCACACCGGCTGCCAGCAGGTCCGCAAAGCGGTCGACGGTCGCGGCTCGTTCGGCCCCAAGCCGCGCCGCATAGAGGCCGCCAGCCCGTGCCCACCGCAGGAAGTTCGGCTGCATCGATGCCACGGCGTCGAAGTCGGCGGCCGCCCCCGGAAGCAACTCGGCGTGTTCGATGCGGTGTCGGCGGTCGGAGTCGTCCGGAAGCGCCGAGAGCACCGCCCCGACGGCTTCGTCGCCGATGGCGTGAACCGCAAACTGTAATCCGAGGTCGTCGACACGGGCTGCGAGTTCTCTGAGTCGCTCAGGGTCGGTGAGCCACTCGCCGCGGCCGTCGGCGTCGGCATACGGTTCCGACAGCCGTGCCGTCCGTGCGCCCAGCGAGCCGTCCGCATATGCCTTGATGCCGCCGACCTCCACGAGGTCGCTGCCACAATCGGCGACGAGCCCCGTCTCCTCGACGGCGTCGAGATGGTCTGCCCAGTAGTAGAGCCGCACGCGCAGTCCGAGTTCGCCGTCGCGTGCCATCGTCCGGTAGACGGCGGGGGCTTCGGAGGCACGGACCATCTCGTGGACGCCCGTAACCCCCCGCTCGTGGGCGTCGTCGCGTGCTGCCGTCACCAACTGCCGCGTTTCAGCACGGTCCGGAGCAGTCTCGCGGCGGAGCCGTTCTGCAGCCGCCTCGCGGACGACGCCGGTCGGCTCGCCGTCGGTGCGCTCGACGCCCGCTTCCGGTAGTTCGTCGCCGTAGCGCTCGAAGACGACGCTGTTTGCTGATGCGGTGTGTAGGTCCTCCCGGAAGGCGACGACCGGCCTGTCTGTCGATACCGAATCTAGCTCCGCCCGCTGTAGGAGGCGGCCGTCATCCCAGTCGGATTCGTCGTAACCGTATCCGAGTACCCACGCGTCGTCACCGTCGGCGGCCTCGTGAAGCCGGTCGAGTGCTGCCGTCCGTGTCCCCGTATCGAGGTCGGCCCGAACGAGCCGTCGGCCGAGGATTTCGAGGTGCGTGTGGGCGTCGATAAAGCCGGGGAGCAGTACGTTCCCGTCGCAGTCGACGACATCGGTGTCGACGCCACGCAGGAACTCGACCTCGTAGTCGCTGCCGACCCGAACGATGCGGCCATCACGGACGGCAACGGCTTCGTGGATTTCGTCTGACTCGCCGAGGGAGTGGACCTCGGCGTTCTCGAAAATGCGGTCCGCCGCGCGTGTCATACCGGACCCGGCGGCCGCCAGCGTCTTGAAGCCGCCGCTGTCGCCCGACCGCCTGACGGAAACCCTTAGTCGCCGGCTCCCGAGCGACCGGTTTGGACACTGACGCACTCGTCGACGCCGTCAGGGACGGCGAGCTCCGCCTGCACGAACTCGAAGCACACGCTGACGCCGACACCGCCGCCGCGGCCCGTCGGCGAATCGTCGCCGACGCTGCCGACACGAGCCTTGAGACGGTCGGCGAGTACGCGTTTCCCGCCGACGATGCCGAGCCGAACATCGAGAATATGGTCGGCGCGGCGCAGGTACCGATGGGTGTTGTCGGCCCGCTCGCCGTCGACGGCGACGCCATCGACGGCGAGCCGTACCTCCCGTTGGCGACGACCGAGGGGGCGCTTGTCGCGTCCGTCAACCGTGGTTGTGCCTCGATGACTGCCGCGGGCGGTGCGACAGCGCGCGTCCTGAAGAACGCGATGACGCGCGCGCCGGTGTTCCGGGTCGCCGGGGTCGCCGAGGCGAGCGAAACTGCCGCGTGGGTCCGGGACAACGTCGAGAGTCTCGCTTCGGCCGCAGAGGCGACGACAAGCCACGGCGAACTCCGCGACGTGACGCCGTACGTCGTCGGAGACAACGTTTTCCTGCGGTTCGCCTACGACACCAAGGACGCGATGGGGATGAACATGGCGACGATTGCGACCGAAGCCGCCTGTGAGGTCGTCGAGGCGGAAACGCCGGCCGAACTCGTCGCGCTCTCGGGGAACCTCTGTTCCGACAAGAAGCCGGCCGCGGTAAACAGCGTCGAGGGGCGCGGCCGGACCGTCGCCGCCGATGTCGTCCTCCCCGGGTCGGTCGTCGAGGAGTACTTCGGGACGACGCCGGCGGCCATCGCCGAGGCAAACACCCGGAAGAACCTCGTCGGCTCGGCGAAGGCCGGGTCGCTGGGATTCAACGCCCACGCGGCAAACACCGTCGCCGCCGCCTTCCTCGCGACCGGCCAGGACATCGCACAGGTTGTCGAGGGCGCCAACGCCATCACGACGGCCGACGTTCGTGACGGTGACCTCTATGCCAGCCTCACGCTCGCTTCGTTGGAGGTCGGAACCGTCGGTGGCGGAACGAAACTGCCGACGCAGGCGGAGGCGCTCGACGTCGTCGGCGTCCGCGGCGGCGGCGACCCCGCCGGCTCGAACGCCGATGCCCTCGCGGAAGCCATCGCGACGGCGGCCCTCGGCGGCGA from Natronomonas pharaonis DSM 2160 includes the following:
- the nadA gene encoding quinolinate synthase NadA translates to MPEMETVELETDLSLFKYDNLEQLPETYRELSEEERTERIEAAKAELGDDLVVLGHNYQRREIVDHADFIGDSYQLSKRAAEADAEYVVFGGVTFMAESADIITDDDQTVILPSMEASCPMAGMAEALQVDAAWAELTAAVDDDTDIIPITYMNSYADLKAFCAEQGGLVCTSSNAHKAFEYAFERGDKVLFLPDKHLGENTAHRLGMADSTAEWDPWDPESKDTEAVADADIVLWDGYCQVHERFTEDHIETIREEHDDVQVVVHPECRREVVEAADIAGSTSTICETIENADPGETWAIGTEIHLTNHLQRWHPEVNVLPLCGDACMDCNAMRQIDPNYLTWVLEELIEGRERNVIEVEPREKELAELALERMLEI
- a CDS encoding amidohydrolase, yielding MTRAADRIFENAEVHSLGESDEIHEAVAVRDGRIVRVGSDYEVEFLRGVDTDVVDCDGNVLLPGFIDAHTHLEILGRRLVRADLDTGTRTAALDRLHEAADGDDAWVLGYGYDESDWDDGRLLQRAELDSVSTDRPVVAFREDLHTASANSVVFERYGDELPEAGVERTDGEPTGVVREAAAERLRRETAPDRAETRQLVTAARDDAHERGVTGVHEMVRASEAPAVYRTMARDGELGLRVRLYYWADHLDAVEETGLVADCGSDLVEVGGIKAYADGSLGARTARLSEPYADADGRGEWLTDPERLRELAARVDDLGLQFAVHAIGDEAVGAVLSALPDDSDRRHRIEHAELLPGAAADFDAVASMQPNFLRWARAGGLYAARLGAERAATVDRFADLLAAGVPVAFGSDCMPLDPLYGVEQAVTAPEDSQRLTVTEALRAYTTGAAYAGHDEDRLGTIEVGKRADLVLLEESPWAVDDDAIADIDVTMTVVDGDVVYRP
- the hmgA gene encoding hydroxymethylglutaryl-CoA reductase (NADPH), producing the protein MDTDALVDAVRDGELRLHELEAHADADTAAAARRRIVADAADTSLETVGEYAFPADDAEPNIENMVGAAQVPMGVVGPLAVDGDAIDGEPYLPLATTEGALVASVNRGCASMTAAGGATARVLKNAMTRAPVFRVAGVAEASETAAWVRDNVESLASAAEATTSHGELRDVTPYVVGDNVFLRFAYDTKDAMGMNMATIATEAACEVVEAETPAELVALSGNLCSDKKPAAVNSVEGRGRTVAADVVLPGSVVEEYFGTTPAAIAEANTRKNLVGSAKAGSLGFNAHAANTVAAAFLATGQDIAQVVEGANAITTADVRDGDLYASLTLASLEVGTVGGGTKLPTQAEALDVVGVRGGGDPAGSNADALAEAIATAALGGELSLLGALASNHLASAHEELGR